In Micromonospora purpureochromogenes, a single window of DNA contains:
- a CDS encoding roadblock/LC7 domain-containing protein, with amino-acid sequence MTTPVSAGLDWLLTNFAEQVPDVSHAVAVSEDGLRLASSPHLSPDQVDQLAAVISGLASLTVGAARLMSAGHVRQQIVDMDGGVMLVMAVGRRALLGVLAAPGCDLGQIGFETATLVQRVAEALEPAVRA; translated from the coding sequence ATGACCACACCCGTGAGCGCCGGCCTGGACTGGCTCCTGACGAACTTCGCCGAGCAGGTGCCGGACGTGTCGCACGCCGTAGCCGTCTCCGAGGACGGACTGCGCCTGGCCTCCTCACCGCACCTCTCCCCGGACCAGGTGGACCAGCTCGCCGCCGTGATCAGCGGCCTGGCCAGCCTGACCGTCGGCGCCGCGCGGCTGATGTCCGCCGGCCACGTACGCCAGCAGATCGTCGACATGGACGGCGGGGTGATGCTGGTGATGGCGGTCGGCCGGCGGGCCCTGCTCGGGGTGCTCGCCGCGCCGGGCTGCGACCTGGGTCAGATCGGCTTCGAGACCGCGACCCTGGTGCAGCGGGTGGCGGAGGCGCTGGAACCGGCGGTCCGGGCGTGA
- a CDS encoding sensor histidine kinase yields MPLPRPARVRRHNRPADHTDRLWSVRTQLLAPILVATVGLVVLGATQTSTALDASADADRARVLAGTATATVRLVHELERELAETAALRQRGGSTGRPLVDAQRRRVDTAVDRFRTASRDARRAAPDLGRVLDTADDQLYQLDPARRSAPTSEGADPTYVALVESLLTVADALPAQLRDTELANAAREVAAVASQEHLAALERDLLRTVFVRGELAQGELVRLGQLRGAREQRQAEFSRIADSDAEAAYARLVAGSDVATAQRMRDTAVRGETLAAALKVDGDAWYVAQSGTIRRYNLLGRELSEDLDQQAASLARDARRRALVTGGATTAVAAASLLAAALLAVRTSRRLRRLRVAALTVANSELPERITAIAAGEGAPAEGEATRLTEDIRQGRDEVAQVAEAFDTVNRAALRLAGEQAELRLDVTRMAEALARRIRTLITRQLRLLDDFERDETDPDALARLFALDHLAARMRRNGENLLVLAGGEPGRAYEGDHLLADVVRAASSEIEDYTRVEIDVPAAAVHGSAVGYLVHLLAELLENATNYSPPHTPVQVDGRRTIDGLTLRVHDQGIGISEGRLAAINKRLLAPAVLSSAAAGSMGLHVVAHLAARYGIRVQLHNTGTGTVAHVEVPESALVRVETVSRRPVPVRQPASTAAWFRAGAGAPALATTVPNPTPAPRLTPAYGGSLFRPDPTDPHHAPTVTLPVVTPGTRVAAPPRPPLLRAAVAPPPGPADPSTGPAAASGTGLPRRTRGGQLPTLPDTPPARPGEDLLDPEVVRARLSALAEGVASAMRRNQQTRPNGRHR; encoded by the coding sequence GTGCCGCTCCCCCGCCCCGCCCGCGTACGCCGGCACAACCGGCCGGCGGACCACACCGACCGGCTCTGGTCGGTCCGCACCCAACTGCTCGCACCGATCCTGGTCGCCACCGTCGGCCTGGTCGTGCTGGGCGCCACCCAGACCAGCACCGCGCTGGACGCCTCCGCCGACGCCGACCGGGCCCGGGTCCTCGCCGGCACCGCCACCGCCACCGTGCGCCTGGTGCACGAGCTGGAGCGGGAACTCGCGGAGACGGCCGCCCTGCGCCAGCGGGGCGGCTCCACCGGCCGGCCGCTGGTGGACGCCCAGCGGCGGCGGGTGGACACCGCCGTCGACCGGTTCCGCACCGCCAGCCGGGACGCCCGCCGGGCCGCACCGGACCTCGGGCGGGTCCTCGACACCGCCGACGACCAGCTCTACCAGCTCGATCCCGCCCGCCGGTCGGCGCCCACCTCGGAGGGGGCCGACCCCACCTACGTGGCACTGGTCGAGTCGCTGCTCACCGTCGCCGACGCGCTGCCCGCGCAGCTGCGCGACACCGAGCTGGCCAACGCCGCCCGGGAGGTGGCGGCGGTCGCCAGCCAGGAACACCTGGCCGCGCTGGAACGCGACCTGCTCCGGACGGTCTTCGTCCGCGGCGAGCTGGCCCAGGGCGAACTGGTCCGGCTCGGCCAGCTGCGGGGCGCGCGGGAGCAGCGTCAGGCCGAGTTCTCCCGGATCGCCGACTCCGACGCCGAGGCCGCGTACGCCCGGCTGGTCGCCGGCAGCGACGTGGCGACCGCCCAGCGGATGCGGGACACCGCCGTCAGGGGCGAGACCCTGGCCGCCGCGCTGAAGGTCGACGGCGACGCCTGGTACGTGGCCCAGAGCGGCACGATCCGGCGCTACAACCTCCTCGGCCGGGAGCTCTCCGAGGACCTGGACCAGCAGGCCGCCAGCCTGGCCCGGGACGCCCGCCGGCGGGCCCTGGTCACCGGTGGGGCCACCACCGCCGTCGCGGCGGCCTCGCTGCTGGCCGCCGCGCTGCTGGCCGTACGCACCAGCCGCCGGCTGCGCCGGCTGCGGGTGGCGGCGCTCACCGTGGCCAACTCGGAGCTGCCCGAGCGGATCACCGCGATCGCGGCCGGCGAGGGCGCGCCGGCCGAGGGCGAGGCGACCCGGCTGACCGAGGACATCCGGCAGGGGCGGGACGAGGTCGCGCAGGTGGCCGAGGCGTTCGACACGGTCAACCGGGCGGCGCTGCGGCTCGCCGGCGAGCAGGCCGAGCTGCGGCTGGACGTGACCCGGATGGCCGAGGCGCTGGCCCGCCGGATCCGGACCCTGATCACCCGGCAGCTGCGCCTGCTCGACGACTTCGAACGCGACGAGACCGATCCGGACGCGCTGGCCCGGCTCTTCGCGCTGGACCATCTCGCCGCCCGGATGCGCCGCAACGGGGAGAACCTGCTGGTCCTCGCCGGCGGCGAGCCGGGGCGGGCGTACGAGGGGGACCACCTGCTTGCCGACGTGGTGCGCGCGGCCTCCTCGGAGATCGAGGACTACACCCGGGTGGAGATCGACGTGCCGGCGGCCGCGGTGCACGGGTCGGCGGTGGGGTACCTGGTCCACCTCCTCGCCGAGCTGCTGGAGAACGCCACCAACTACTCGCCGCCGCACACCCCGGTGCAGGTCGACGGCCGGCGGACGATCGACGGGCTCACGCTGCGCGTGCACGACCAGGGCATCGGCATCAGCGAGGGGCGGCTCGCCGCGATCAACAAACGGCTGCTCGCCCCGGCGGTGCTCTCCAGCGCCGCGGCCGGCAGCATGGGCCTGCACGTGGTGGCCCACCTGGCCGCCCGGTACGGGATCCGGGTCCAGCTGCACAACACCGGCACCGGCACGGTGGCCCACGTCGAGGTGCCCGAGTCGGCGCTCGTCCGGGTGGAGACGGTGTCCCGGCGTCCCGTTCCGGTCCGCCAGCCCGCCTCGACGGCGGCCTGGTTCCGGGCCGGGGCCGGTGCGCCGGCCCTGGCGACGACCGTGCCGAACCCGACGCCCGCGCCCCGGCTGACGCCGGCGTACGGCGGCAGCCTGTTCCGGCCGGACCCGACCGACCCCCACCACGCGCCGACGGTGACCTTGCCGGTGGTCACCCCCGGTACCCGGGTCGCGGCCCCGCCCCGGCCGCCGTTGCTCCGGGCCGCGGTGGCGCCCCCGCCCGGCCCCGCTGACCCGTCGACCGGGCCGGCGGCGGCCTCCGGCACCGGCCTGCCCCGCCGGACCCGCGGCGGTCAGCTCCCGACGCTGCCGGACACCCCGCCCGCCCGGCCCGGGGAGGACCTGCTCGACCCGGAGGTGGTGCGGGCCCGACTGTCGGCCCTCGCCGAGGGGGTGGCCAGCGCGATGCGACGTAACCAGCAGACGAGACCAAACGGGAGACACCGATGA
- a CDS encoding TAXI family TRAP transporter solute-binding subunit has product MGALALVASGAAGCGGKQDGATKDDAASEITCKVTDSTRVGIATGNATGVYYVVGNALAGQLSTTTDGKLTGTAAETGASVQNIEQLVGGQYDVAFSLFDTAVNAVQGKGSFTSPQPVQALGRIYDNYTQVVVRADAGIGSVADMKGKKISTGSPKSGTEVIANRLLTAAGLDPAKDVQAQRLDLAKTVEGVKDGSIDGFFWSGGVPTGGVTDLFTTAGDKVKFLDIAPLLPKMTELNPAYQAGTIRADVYKTATDTPTIVVPNVLLVRKDLNANVACAVARTVFEKRDALAQANPAAKGINLDNARKTDPVPLHRGAAKALQDLGAS; this is encoded by the coding sequence GTGGGGGCGCTCGCCCTCGTCGCGAGCGGCGCCGCCGGCTGCGGGGGCAAACAGGACGGCGCGACGAAGGACGACGCCGCCAGCGAGATCACCTGCAAGGTCACTGACAGCACCCGCGTCGGCATCGCCACCGGCAACGCCACCGGCGTCTACTACGTGGTCGGCAACGCCCTCGCCGGCCAGCTCTCCACGACGACCGACGGCAAACTGACCGGCACCGCCGCCGAGACCGGCGCCTCGGTACAGAACATCGAGCAGCTCGTCGGCGGCCAGTACGACGTCGCCTTCTCGCTCTTCGACACCGCCGTCAACGCGGTGCAGGGCAAGGGCAGCTTCACCTCGCCGCAGCCGGTGCAGGCGCTGGGCCGGATCTATGACAACTACACCCAGGTGGTCGTGCGGGCCGACGCCGGCATCGGCTCGGTCGCCGACATGAAGGGCAAGAAGATCTCCACCGGCTCCCCCAAGTCCGGCACCGAGGTCATCGCCAACCGCCTGCTCACCGCCGCCGGTCTCGACCCGGCCAAGGACGTCCAGGCGCAGCGGCTCGACCTGGCCAAGACCGTCGAGGGGGTCAAGGACGGCAGCATCGACGGCTTCTTCTGGTCCGGCGGGGTGCCGACCGGCGGGGTCACCGACCTGTTCACCACGGCCGGCGACAAGGTGAAGTTCCTCGACATCGCCCCGCTGCTGCCCAAGATGACCGAGCTGAACCCCGCGTACCAGGCCGGGACGATCCGCGCGGACGTCTACAAGACGGCGACGGACACCCCGACCATCGTGGTGCCCAACGTGCTGCTGGTCCGCAAGGACCTCAACGCCAACGTCGCCTGCGCCGTCGCGCGGACCGTCTTCGAGAAGAGGGACGCGCTGGCCCAGGCCAACCCGGCCGCCAAGGGCATCAACCTGGACAACGCCCGCAAGACCGACCCCGTACCGCTGCACCGCGGGGCGGCCAAGGCCCTGCAGGACCTCGGCGCGAGCTGA
- a CDS encoding TRAP transporter permease, with the protein MSSVRFTDGPAPQAPHTGSRGAGAALKDPPAPLEPQVTAGAPPRAAVPDTRELAAQFEDEKPGRSLTGPVRHLVTGTTVGIALLALVQVFQPLPQGSKYYLIVFLAGVLPTVFLAYPAGLSIPWRPGRTPADGPDRAGPTRSDWLLAAAALVACLYPVLPFTVGGGGGGYDAFLDRQGLLVGLDVAMGTVLLLLLLEACRRTTGWILPAVCLLFLTYGYYGGLLPQSWPVAHAGLDFGQLVDAFYNSDSGFYGTPLDVAASYIVLFTIYGAVLDLSGAGRFFVELSAAAFRRSRTAAGRTAVASGFLLGTVSGSGAATTVSIGAVTWPVLRRAGYPAERAGGMLAAAGVGAILSPPTLGAAAFIIAEYLDVSYLQVLGWATIPTVLYYLGILLAVEIDARRSGVRPVVVQADSPWRLLGRFGYHFLSLLVITGLLALGASATKAVVGATVLAAALSFLDRRHRLTPARLVEALGTGARGVLAVSAVCAAAGIITATTTKTGLGPQAAALLVSGAQAVASDPAVVLALTAVLAAVALSLLGLAVPVTASFVIGWVIIGPALLDLGVAAPAAAMFVFYFAVLSEVSPPTALAAVAAAAVTGGRLVPTMWQTLRYALPAYLIPIAFVITPAGLGLLGIGGPQRVAVAAVVSALSVAVLAVAAGGWLPGVGPAGVPERILGALAGLTLLWLEPVPVTVGAVLAAAVVAGVLVRRGSANRTGEPSATPPVNHGEENSETDQRAAGRGSGGARPRRERRRRLRGQTGRRDEGRRRQRDHLQGH; encoded by the coding sequence GTGTCGTCCGTACGCTTCACCGACGGTCCCGCCCCGCAAGCGCCGCACACCGGCTCCAGGGGGGCGGGAGCCGCCCTCAAGGACCCTCCGGCGCCCCTGGAGCCGCAGGTCACGGCGGGCGCACCACCCCGCGCCGCCGTGCCGGACACCCGCGAACTCGCCGCGCAATTCGAGGACGAGAAACCGGGGCGCTCGCTGACCGGCCCGGTCCGTCATCTGGTCACCGGCACGACGGTGGGGATCGCGCTGCTGGCACTTGTCCAGGTCTTTCAACCACTTCCGCAGGGCAGCAAGTACTACCTGATCGTTTTCCTGGCCGGCGTGCTGCCGACAGTGTTCCTGGCGTACCCGGCGGGCCTTTCGATCCCCTGGCGGCCGGGCCGCACACCCGCCGACGGGCCGGACCGGGCCGGGCCGACCCGGTCGGACTGGCTGCTGGCCGCCGCGGCCCTGGTCGCCTGCCTCTACCCGGTGCTGCCGTTCACCGTCGGCGGCGGGGGCGGCGGATACGACGCCTTCCTCGACCGGCAGGGCCTGCTCGTCGGGCTGGACGTCGCGATGGGCACCGTGCTGCTGCTCCTGCTGCTGGAGGCCTGCCGGCGCACCACCGGCTGGATCCTGCCCGCCGTCTGCCTGCTGTTCCTGACCTACGGCTACTACGGCGGGCTGCTGCCGCAGTCCTGGCCGGTGGCGCACGCCGGGCTCGACTTCGGCCAGCTCGTCGACGCGTTCTACAACTCCGACAGCGGGTTCTACGGCACCCCGCTCGACGTGGCGGCCTCGTACATCGTGCTGTTCACCATCTACGGCGCGGTGCTGGACCTCTCCGGGGCCGGGCGGTTCTTCGTGGAACTCTCCGCCGCCGCCTTCCGGCGCTCCCGGACGGCCGCCGGGCGCACGGCGGTCGCCTCCGGCTTCCTGCTCGGCACGGTCTCCGGATCGGGCGCGGCGACGACGGTCAGCATCGGCGCGGTGACCTGGCCGGTGCTGCGCCGGGCCGGCTACCCGGCCGAACGCGCCGGCGGGATGCTCGCCGCCGCCGGCGTCGGGGCGATCCTGTCCCCGCCCACCCTCGGCGCGGCCGCCTTCATCATCGCCGAGTACCTGGACGTGTCGTACCTGCAGGTGCTGGGCTGGGCGACCATCCCGACGGTGCTGTACTACCTCGGCATCCTGCTCGCGGTCGAGATCGACGCCCGGCGCTCGGGCGTGCGACCGGTGGTCGTCCAGGCCGACTCGCCCTGGCGGCTGCTGGGCCGCTTCGGCTACCACTTCCTGTCCCTGCTGGTGATCACCGGCCTGCTCGCCCTGGGCGCCTCGGCGACGAAGGCGGTGGTGGGGGCGACGGTGCTGGCCGCCGCGCTGTCCTTCCTGGACCGCCGGCACCGGCTCACCCCGGCCCGGCTGGTCGAGGCGCTGGGCACCGGCGCGCGCGGGGTGCTCGCGGTGAGCGCGGTCTGCGCCGCGGCCGGCATCATCACGGCGACCACCACGAAGACCGGCCTCGGCCCGCAGGCGGCGGCACTGCTGGTCTCCGGCGCGCAGGCGGTCGCCTCCGACCCGGCCGTGGTGCTGGCGCTCACCGCCGTGCTGGCCGCCGTCGCGCTCAGCCTGCTGGGGCTCGCCGTGCCGGTCACCGCCTCGTTCGTGATCGGCTGGGTGATCATCGGCCCGGCCCTGCTGGACCTGGGCGTCGCCGCGCCCGCCGCGGCGATGTTCGTCTTCTACTTCGCGGTCCTGTCCGAGGTCTCCCCGCCGACCGCGCTCGCCGCGGTGGCCGCCGCCGCGGTCACCGGCGGCCGGCTGGTGCCGACCATGTGGCAGACCCTGCGGTACGCCCTGCCGGCCTACCTGATCCCGATCGCCTTCGTGATCACTCCGGCCGGTCTGGGGCTGCTCGGGATCGGCGGGCCGCAGCGGGTGGCCGTGGCCGCGGTGGTCTCCGCGCTCAGCGTCGCCGTGCTGGCCGTGGCGGCGGGCGGCTGGCTGCCCGGCGTCGGCCCGGCCGGCGTACCGGAGCGGATCCTCGGCGCGCTCGCCGGGCTGACGCTGCTCTGGCTCGAACCCGTACCCGTCACGGTCGGCGCGGTCCTGGCCGCCGCCGTGGTGGCGGGTGTCCTCGTACGACGCGGCTCCGCCAACCGGACCGGCGAGCCGTCGGCAACACCACCGGTGAACCATGGGGAGGAAAACAGTGAGACGGATCAACGTGCGGCTGGCCGCGGGAGTGGGGGCGCTCGCCCTCGTCGCGAGCGGCGCCGCCGGCTGCGGGGGCAAACAGGACGGCGCGACGAAGGACGACGCCGCCAGCGAGATCACCTGCAAGGTCACTGA
- a CDS encoding ABC transporter ATP-binding protein: protein MTTAQPLIQARGLVKRFGDFTAVDGIDVEVRPGEAFGFLGPNGAGKSSTMRMIGCISPPSGGELRILGMDPVRDGPAIRARLGVCPQLDNLDPELTVRENLTTYARYFGVPRAVARARAAELLDFVQLTERADSKVEPLSGGMKRRLTIARALVNEPEIVLLDEPTTGLDPQARHLVWERLFRLKQQGVTLVLTTHYMDEAEQLCDRLVVMDGGRIVAEGSPRALIERHSTREVVELRFAAESQEAFAGKLDGLGERVEVLPDRILLYVTDGDAAVGQVEARGLTPASVLVRRSSLEDVFLHLTGRTLVD, encoded by the coding sequence GTGACCACTGCTCAACCACTCATCCAGGCTCGGGGGCTGGTGAAGCGGTTCGGCGACTTCACCGCCGTCGACGGCATCGACGTCGAGGTGCGCCCCGGCGAGGCGTTCGGCTTCCTCGGGCCGAACGGCGCCGGCAAGTCCTCCACCATGCGGATGATCGGCTGCATCTCCCCGCCCAGCGGGGGCGAGCTGCGCATCCTCGGCATGGACCCGGTGCGCGACGGCCCCGCCATCCGGGCGCGGCTCGGCGTCTGCCCGCAGCTCGACAATCTCGACCCCGAGCTGACCGTTCGGGAGAACCTCACCACCTACGCCCGCTACTTCGGCGTGCCCCGCGCGGTGGCCCGGGCGCGCGCCGCCGAGCTGCTCGACTTCGTGCAGCTCACCGAGCGGGCCGACAGCAAGGTCGAGCCGCTCTCCGGCGGCATGAAGCGCCGGCTGACCATCGCCCGCGCGCTGGTCAACGAGCCCGAGATCGTGCTGCTCGACGAGCCGACCACCGGGCTCGACCCGCAGGCCCGGCACCTGGTCTGGGAGCGGCTGTTCCGGCTCAAGCAGCAGGGGGTGACGCTGGTGCTGACCACCCACTACATGGACGAGGCCGAGCAGCTCTGCGACCGCCTCGTGGTGATGGACGGCGGGCGGATCGTCGCCGAGGGCTCGCCCCGGGCGCTGATCGAGCGGCACTCCACCCGCGAGGTGGTGGAGCTGCGCTTCGCGGCCGAGTCGCAGGAGGCGTTCGCCGGCAAGCTCGACGGGCTGGGGGAGCGGGTCGAGGTGCTGCCCGACCGGATCCTGCTCTACGTCACCGACGGGGACGCCGCGGTCGGCCAGGTGGAGGCGCGCGGCCTGACGCCGGCCAGCGTCCTGGTCCGGCGCAGCAGCCTGGAGGACGTCTTCCTGCACCTCACCGGCCGCACCCTGGTCGACTGA
- a CDS encoding ABC transporter permease — MSVAQRPPLPRVPALAVLAHYLTGYRRTWRAGVFSSFLLPTLTVVGFGLGVGAYVDQGVDGVRYLDWIVPGLLASTALQVTIGESTWPVFSNFQWIKTYSAQTAAPLRIPDILAGHLAFVLFRALTASVAFLLVTALFGALHSGWAVATLPVVALLCLAVAAPTFAYAAVVDSDSWLAMLFRFAVIPMTLFAGIFFPVESLPGVLRWLAYATPLWHAVDLCRAATLGVAPQWSVAGHLLYLAAWALGGWLLAARLFRRRLVV; from the coding sequence GTGAGCGTGGCGCAACGGCCCCCGTTGCCGAGGGTGCCGGCGTTGGCGGTGCTGGCGCACTACCTGACCGGCTACCGCCGCACCTGGCGGGCCGGGGTCTTCTCGTCCTTCCTGCTGCCGACGCTGACCGTGGTCGGCTTCGGCCTGGGCGTGGGCGCGTACGTCGACCAGGGCGTCGACGGGGTGCGGTACCTCGACTGGATCGTGCCCGGGCTGCTCGCCTCGACCGCGCTCCAGGTGACCATCGGCGAATCGACCTGGCCGGTGTTCAGCAACTTCCAGTGGATCAAGACCTACTCCGCGCAGACCGCGGCGCCGCTGCGGATCCCCGACATCCTCGCCGGCCACCTGGCCTTCGTGCTGTTCCGGGCGCTCACCGCCAGCGTCGCGTTCCTACTGGTGACGGCGCTGTTCGGGGCGCTGCATTCGGGCTGGGCGGTGGCCACCCTGCCGGTGGTGGCGCTGCTCTGCCTGGCGGTCGCCGCGCCGACCTTCGCGTACGCGGCGGTGGTGGACAGCGACAGCTGGCTGGCCATGCTGTTCCGGTTCGCGGTGATCCCGATGACGCTCTTCGCCGGGATCTTCTTCCCGGTCGAGTCGCTGCCCGGCGTGCTGCGCTGGCTGGCCTACGCGACGCCGCTCTGGCACGCCGTCGACCTGTGCCGGGCGGCGACGCTCGGCGTGGCCCCGCAGTGGTCGGTCGCCGGCCACCTGCTCTACCTCGCGGCCTGGGCGCTGGGCGGCTGGCTGCTGGCCGCCCGGCTCTTCCGTCGCCGGCTCGTGGTCTAG
- a CDS encoding ABC transporter permease, whose protein sequence is MVTLVLPRLLDVSGTSRRSASVVERNVAALKSVYWLLLLSGFVEPVLYLFSIGVGVGQLIDGLTLADGRVVEYAAFVAPAMLASSAMTGALAETTFNFFGKMKYLKLYDGIIATPVRPFEIALGELGWAMVRGSAYSAAFLAVMVAMELTSVGRALLAFPAAVLVGFAFGAIGMALATFMRSWQDFDLMGSAQFTLFLFSGTFVPAEDYPAVLRWLVEVTPLYRSVHLIRDICVGGSGWLWLLDLLYLLALTALGLAVASRRMVGLLYK, encoded by the coding sequence GTGGTCACTCTCGTTCTGCCCCGGCTGCTCGACGTCTCCGGCACGTCGCGCCGGTCGGCCTCGGTGGTCGAGCGCAACGTGGCGGCGCTCAAGTCGGTCTACTGGCTGCTGCTGCTCTCCGGGTTCGTCGAGCCGGTGCTCTACCTGTTCTCCATCGGGGTCGGGGTGGGCCAGCTGATCGACGGGCTCACCCTGGCCGACGGCCGGGTGGTCGAGTACGCCGCGTTCGTCGCCCCGGCCATGCTCGCCTCCTCGGCGATGACCGGGGCGCTGGCCGAGACCACCTTCAACTTCTTCGGCAAGATGAAGTACCTCAAGCTCTACGACGGCATCATCGCCACCCCGGTGCGGCCCTTCGAGATCGCGCTCGGGGAGCTGGGGTGGGCTATGGTACGCGGCTCGGCCTACTCGGCGGCCTTCCTCGCGGTGATGGTGGCGATGGAGCTGACCTCCGTGGGGCGGGCGCTGCTGGCGTTCCCGGCGGCGGTGCTGGTCGGCTTCGCCTTCGGCGCGATCGGCATGGCGCTGGCCACCTTCATGCGCAGCTGGCAGGACTTCGACCTGATGGGCTCGGCGCAGTTCACCCTCTTCCTCTTCTCGGGCACCTTCGTGCCGGCCGAGGACTACCCGGCGGTGCTGCGCTGGCTGGTGGAGGTGACCCCGCTCTACCGCTCGGTGCACCTGATCCGGGACATTTGTGTCGGCGGGTCCGGTTGGCTGTGGCTGCTGGACCTGCTCTACCTGCTGGCGCTGACCGCGCTCGGGCTGGCCGTGGCGTCCCGGCGGATGGTGGGTCTGCTGTACAAGTGA
- a CDS encoding YihY/virulence factor BrkB family protein, whose product MASDETSARSGRARDDQGTAARAGRARPGDRGDRDTRSSRPVGPDAGPESPTELPGAGWKAALKRTVKEFQDDSLTDWAAALTYYGVLSIFPGLLVLISLLGLLGDRATEGVKDTVNQAVPEENIRKIIEGAIDQAGASGGLASIAAIVGLLAAFWSASGYIAAFMRASNTIYDVPEGRPIWKTLPIRLGVTAVIGVMLLACAVIVVFTGGLAEQVGSAIGLGSTAVTVWNIAKWPVLLLLVSLMFAILYWASPNARHGGFRWVSPGGVLAVVIWLVISGLFALYVSNFASYNKTYGALASVIIFLVWLWLSNIAILLGAEFDAELERGRAISAGHSPEEEPYVQLRDDRKLKKKRNAAGER is encoded by the coding sequence ATGGCCTCCGACGAGACGTCCGCCCGCAGCGGGCGCGCCCGCGACGACCAGGGCACCGCCGCCCGGGCCGGCCGTGCCCGGCCGGGCGACCGGGGGGACCGCGACACCCGCAGCAGCCGCCCGGTCGGTCCCGACGCTGGGCCGGAGAGCCCGACGGAGCTGCCCGGCGCCGGCTGGAAGGCGGCGTTGAAACGCACCGTCAAGGAGTTCCAGGACGACAGCCTCACCGACTGGGCGGCCGCGCTGACCTACTACGGGGTGCTCTCCATCTTCCCCGGGCTGCTGGTGCTGATCTCGCTGCTCGGCCTGCTCGGCGACCGGGCCACCGAGGGGGTCAAGGACACCGTCAACCAGGCGGTGCCGGAGGAGAACATCCGGAAGATCATCGAGGGCGCCATCGACCAGGCGGGGGCCTCGGGCGGGCTGGCCAGCATCGCCGCGATCGTCGGTTTGCTCGCGGCCTTCTGGTCCGCCTCCGGCTACATCGCCGCCTTCATGCGCGCCTCGAACACCATCTACGACGTGCCCGAGGGGCGGCCGATCTGGAAGACCCTGCCGATCCGGCTCGGGGTGACCGCGGTGATCGGCGTGATGCTGCTGGCCTGCGCGGTGATCGTGGTCTTCACCGGCGGCCTCGCCGAGCAGGTCGGCAGCGCGATCGGGTTGGGCTCCACCGCGGTGACGGTGTGGAACATCGCCAAGTGGCCGGTGCTGCTGCTCCTGGTCAGCCTGATGTTCGCGATCCTCTACTGGGCCTCGCCGAACGCCCGGCACGGCGGCTTCCGCTGGGTCAGCCCGGGCGGCGTGCTGGCCGTGGTGATCTGGCTGGTGATCTCCGGCCTCTTCGCCCTGTACGTCAGCAACTTCGCGTCCTACAACAAGACCTACGGCGCGCTGGCCAGCGTGATCATCTTCCTGGTCTGGCTGTGGCTGAGCAACATCGCCATCCTGCTCGGCGCCGAGTTCGACGCCGAGCTGGAGCGCGGCCGGGCCATCTCGGCCGGTCACTCGCCGGAGGAGGAGCCCTACGTCCAGCTGCGCGACGACCGCAAGCTCAAGAAGAAGCGCAACGCCGCCGGGGAGCGCTAG